In a genomic window of Lycium ferocissimum isolate CSIRO_LF1 chromosome 9, AGI_CSIRO_Lferr_CH_V1, whole genome shotgun sequence:
- the LOC132031940 gene encoding G-type lectin S-receptor-like serine/threonine-protein kinase LECRK2, with the protein MASAVVPHLFLLATFLPLLPSTIAQSYKNVSWGSILTTSDVTIFWPSPSEEFAFGFQKIGNGSSGFLLAIWFNKLKEKTIVWSASRDKIVPDGSKIELSMDGRLVLTDPNGQEIWARGMASAGTAYGAMLDTGNFVLATSSNSVTQWQSFDEPTDTILPGQVLKGRTRLVSSFSDTNVSSGKFELGVKDDGDLGLYPVATRDEYWLIETAGSGYQVVFNQSGFIFFQAKNGTMLNLLSSSIEANSTTSQLYHRAILEYDGVFRHYVCPKSSSGGPMAWSTLNYFPVNICLSLPRYRGGVACGFNSVCSIGTDRRPRCDCPVGYILNDPNDKIGNCRPNFPEQVCNNESRDVEAFTIHELLNTNWFGGDYESYQDVTKDWCKQNCLSDCFCVAAVYGTDNTCWKKRYPLLNGREHPADLGKALLKIGRDNSTAGSTTMTTPQSQTGEKRENQSSLIISGSVLLGSSVFILMVLAFLYVNFKGENTKKLVPYQAVPGVNIRSFSYNELEEATNGFKDELGAGAFSTVYKAVLNDENGKIVAVKKLHKMVTEGEQGFRAEVNSFSRTNHKNLVQLLGFCNEGQHRLLIYEHMETGSVADLLFKDCRLSWSQRVKVAIDTAKGLFYLHEECSIQIIHCDIKPQNVLLDENLTAKIADFGIAKLLGKDQTRTTTKIRGTRGYVAPEWFRNMPITVKVDVYSFGILLLELICCRKSYEQDVANENEMILAEWTCDCYRRKELHLLAGNDEEAKEDIMRFEKLLMVAIWCIQESPSLRPSMKNVMLMLEGSVEVSIPPDPFSFICSV; encoded by the coding sequence ATGGCTTCTGCAGTTGTCCCTCACCTGTTTCTACTTGCAACCTTTTTACCGCTTCTACCTTCAACAATTGCTCAATCTTACAAAAATGTTAGTTGGGGTTCAATACTTACTACGAGTGATGTTACTATATTTTGGCCATCCCCATCTGAAGAATTTGCTTTTGGCTTTcaaaaaattggaaatggaTCATCAGGCTTCTTACTAGCCATTTGGTTCAACAAACTCAAAGAAAAGACCATAGTTTGGTCAGCCAGTAGAGATAAAATCGTGCCGGATGGATCCAAAATTGAGCTCTCCATGGATGGAAGACTAGTACTCACTGATCCAAATGGTCAAGAAATATGGGCTCGTGGCATGGCCAGTGCTGGAACAGCCTACGGAGCCATGCTTGACACTGGAAATTTTGTGCTAGCAACCAGTAGTAATTCAGTTACTCAATGGCAGAGCTTTGATGAGCCAACTGATACGATTTTGCCTGGCCAAGTACTTAAAGGAAGAACTAGGCTTGTCTCAAGCTTCTCTGACACGAATGTATCGAGTGGAAAGTTCGAGCTTGGTGTTAAAGATGATGGAGATCTGGGACTTTACCCAGTTGCAACACGTGATGAATACTGGTTAATCGAGACTGCTGGCAGTGGTTACCAGGTGGTATTCAATCAATCCggctttattttctttcaagcaAAAAATGGAACTATGTTAAATTTGTTATCCTCTTCCATTGAGGCAAACTCAACAACAAGTCAATTGTATCACCGAGCGATTCTTGAATATGATGGTGTTTTTAGGCACTATGTGTGTCCGAAATCTTCTAGTGGGGGGCCAATGGCATGGTCTACTTTGAATTACTTTCCCGTTAACATCTGTTTGTCTCTCCCCCGATATAGAGGAGGGGTTGCTTGTGGTTTCAACAGCGTTTGCTCGATAGGAACTGACCGGAGGCCAAGGTGTGATTGTCCAGTTGGGTATATCTTGAATGATCCAAATGACAAAATAGGCAACTGCAGGCCGAATTTCCCTGAGCAAGTTTGTAACAATGAATCGCGAGACGTTGAGGCTTTCACTATCCACGAACTGCTCAACACTAACTGGTTTGGCGGCGATTATGAGTCTTACCAGGATGTTACCAAGGATTGGTGCAAACAGAATTGTTTGAGTGATTGTTTTTGTGTTGCTGCTGTTTATGGTACAGACAACACTTGTTGGAAGAAAAGGTATCCGCTTTTAAATGGGAGAGAACATCCAGCAGATTTAGGCAAAGCTTTGTTAAAAATAGGGAGAGACAATTCCACTGCgggatcaacaacaatgactaCACCTCAGTCTCAAACCGgtgaaaaaagggaaaatcaaTCTAGTCTAATCATTTCTGGTTCTGTGTTGTTGGGCAGTTCAGTTTTCATCTTAATGGTGTTGGCCTTTTTGTATGTTAACTTTAAAGGAGAAAATACAAAGAAGCTTGTACCATATCAAGCTGTTCCAGGAGTGAACATAAGAAGTTTTAGCTACAATGAGCTAGAAGAAGCTACAAACGGATTCAAGGATGAGTTAGGAGCTGGGGCCTTCTCAACAGTTTACAAAGCGGTTCTTAATGACGAAAATGGGAAAATCGTCGCTGTAAAGAAACTACACAAGATGGTGACCGAAGGAGAACAAGGATTCCGAGCCGAAGTGAATTCATTCAGCAGGACTAATCACAAGAACTTGGTCCAACTCCTCGGGTTCTGCAATGAAGGCCAACAccggcttttgatatatgaACACATGGAAACGGGCTCAGTAGCAGACTTGCTATTCAAAGATTGTAGGCTTAGTTGGTCCCAAAGGGTAAAAGTTGCCATAGACACTGCCAAAGGGCTTTTCTATTTGCATGAAGAGTGTAGTATCCAAATTATACATTGTGACATCAAGCCCCAAAATGTGCTTTTAGATGAAAATTTGACAGCAAAAATAGCAGATTTCGGAATAGCCAAGCTTTTGGGGAAAGATCAGACTCGAACGACCACTAAAATACGTGGAACGAGAGGGTACGTAGCCCCAGAGTGGTTCAGGAACATGCCTATAACCGTCAAAGTGGATGTGTACAGCTTTGGAATCTTGCTTTTAGAGCTGATTTGCTGTAGAAAAAGTTACGAGCAGGATGTGGCGAATGAGAATGAAATGATACTCGCGGAGTGGACTTGTGATTGCTATAGAAGAAAAGAGCTGCATTTACTCGCAGGCAATGATGAAGAGGCAAAAGAAGATATCATGAGGTTCGAGAAGTTGTTGATGGTTGCTATTTGGTGCATTCAAGAAAGTCCGTCATTAAGGCCTAGCATGAAGAATGTCATGCTAATGCTTGAAGGTTCTGTGGAGGTCTCAATTCCTCCTGACCCGTTTTCCTTTATATGTTCTGTTTAG
- the LOC132029255 gene encoding sugar transport protein 14-like: MAGGGFDDKRGARAHLYEYKITSYFVCSCIVAAIGGSLFGYDLGVSGGVTSMDDFLKIFFPNVYKRKQEHLQETDYCKYDNQILTLFTSSLYFAALISTFGASHVTRNKGRKASILCGAVSFFLGAVLNAAAKNIAMLIIGRCLLGFGIGFSNQAVPLYLSEMAPAKVRGAVNQLFQLSTCLGVLIANFVNYATAKIHPWGWRLSLGIATVPAVFMFVGGLFLPETPNSLVEQGKLEKAREVLEKIRGTKKVDAEFADLIDASKAARAIKDPFRNLLERKNRPQLVIGAIAIPAFQQLTGMNSILFYAPVIFQSLGFGSGAALISSAITGGALVVASLISMAFVDKFGRRAFFLEAGAEMICVMVALAITLALKFGQGVVLPKGIGIFLVIIICIFVLAYGRSWGPLGWLVPSEIFPLETRSAGQSIVVCVNMIFTALIAQCFLVSLCHLKYGIFLVFGGLIIIMSCFILLLLPETKQVPIEEIYLLWEKHWFWKRYCSPQENGLELKKGEKV, translated from the exons ATGGCTGGTGGTGGATTTGATGATAAAAGAGGAGCAAGAGCTCATCTTTATGAGTATAAAATTACTAGCTATTTTGTTTGTTCTTGTATTGTTGCTGCCATTGGAGGTTCTCTTTTTGGTTATGATCTTGGTGTCTCCG gtGGGGTAACTTCAATGGATGATTTCTTGAAGATTTTTTTCCCCAATGTGTACAAAAGGAAGCAAGAACATCTCCAAGAAACAGATTATTGCAAATATGACAATCAAATTCTCACATTATTCACATCCTCTTTGTATTTTGCTGCACTAATTTCCACATTTGGTGCATCACATGTTACTAGGAATAAAGGCCGTAAAGCTAGCATTCTATGTGGTGCTGTTAGTTTCTTTCTTGGTGCAGTTCTTAATGCTGCTGCTAAAAACATTGCTATGCTCATTATTGGTCGATGTCTTCTTGGATTTGGCATTGGATTTAGCAACCAG GCAGTCCCATTATATCTTTCAGAAATGGCACCTGCAAAAGTAAGAGGAGCAGTGAACCAATTGTTTCAACTCTCAACTTGCCTAGGAGTATTAATAGCCAATTTTGTCAACTATGCAACTGCTAAAATCCATCCATGGGGATGGAGATTATCTCTTGGCATAGCAACAGTTCCTGCAGTATTTATGTTTGTTGGTGGACTTTTTCTTCCTGAGACACCAAACAGTCTCGTAGAACAAG GAAAATTAGAGAAAGCAAGGGAAGTCTTGGAAAAAATTAGAGGCACTAAAAAAGTGGATGCAGAGTTTGCTGATCTTATAGATGCAAGCAAAGCAGCCAGAGCCATAAAAGATCCATTCAGAAACTTACTCGAACGAAAAAATCGCCCGCAGTTGGTGATTGGAGCAATTGCAATTCCAGCATTTCAACAACTTACTGGCATGAACTCTATTCTATTTTATGCACCTGTTATTTTCCAGAGTTTAGGATTTGGTTCTGGTGCAGCTTTGATTTCATCTGCTATCACTGGTGGTGCACTTGTTGTGGCTTCACTTATCTCAATGGCCTTTGTTGATAAGTTTGGTAGAAGAGCTTTTTTCTTGGAAGCTGGTGCTGAGATGATATGTGTCATG GTAGCACTTGCCATCACTCTAGCATTGAAATTTGGACAAGGTGTAGTGCTCCCAAAAGGAATTGGCATATTCCTTgtaatcataatatgcatattTGTTTTAGCATATGGAAGATCATGGGGTCCACTGGGTTGGCTAGTTCCAAGTGAAATTTTCCCACTAGAAACAAGATCAGCAGGACAAAGTATAGTTGTTTGTGTCAACATGATCTTCACAGCCCTCATTGCACAATGCTTCTTGGTTTCATTATGTCACCTCAAATATGGCATATTTTTAGTATTTGGTGGTTTGATTATCATCATGAGTTGCTTCATATTGTTGCTCTTGCCCGAGACAAAGCAAGTTCCAATTGAGGAAATTTATTTGCTATGGGAAAAACATTGGTTTTGGAAAAGGTATTGCTCACCACAAGAGAATGGACTTGAgttgaagaaaggagagaaagtCTAA